One Mycobacteroides salmoniphilum DNA segment encodes these proteins:
- a CDS encoding Clp protease N-terminal domain-containing protein has protein sequence MFQLFNERSRQVIVIAQEEARERQHNYLGAEHLLLGLVGEGTGLGARLLATAGVRFENATRVIQLIVPLGQEPPTEKMPFTPGAQRTLELAMTASTSRRQTEICTGHLLLGLVDAADPVIIQIWEKLSVDVLDLWDNVRAHLDENLGD, from the coding sequence ATGTTCCAGCTGTTCAACGAGCGCTCACGGCAGGTCATCGTGATCGCACAAGAGGAAGCACGCGAACGGCAGCACAACTACCTCGGAGCAGAACACCTCCTGCTGGGTCTGGTCGGCGAAGGAACCGGGCTGGGGGCTCGGCTGCTCGCGACGGCCGGAGTCCGTTTTGAGAACGCGACTCGGGTGATTCAGCTGATCGTCCCGTTGGGCCAGGAGCCACCGACGGAGAAGATGCCGTTCACTCCGGGGGCCCAGCGGACCCTCGAGCTGGCGATGACCGCGTCGACAAGCAGGCGGCAGACGGAGATCTGCACCGGACACCTGCTGCTGGGCCTCGTCGACGCCGCAGATCCCGTCATCATCCAGATATGGGAGAAACTCAGCGTGGATGTTCTCGACCTCTGGGACAACGTCCGGGCGCACCTGGACGAGAACCTCGGCGACTAA
- a CDS encoding UPF0182 family protein, translating to MGMRPNGALPRLTRRSRRLVAAALVIVVLLLIGPRLVDTYINWLWFGELGFRGVFTTVLLTRLTLFLIVGIVVGAVVFTGIGLAYRARPVFVPTKGPGDALAQYRALILSRVRLFVIGVPVLIGVLAGIVAQSYWMPVQLFLEGGDFGIKDPQFGLDLGFFAFELPFYRFVLTYLFIAVFVALVVNALVHYIFGGIRLSGRAGTLSRPARIQLVTLAGVLVLLKVAAYWLDRYELLSHTRAGKPFTGAGYTDINAVLPAKLILLAIAVICAVAVFSALVLKDLRIPAIGLALLLLSSLVVGAGWPLIVEQFSVKPNAAQKESDYIARSIKATRDAYGLTDDVVTYRDYSGTASAPTGSETLAKQVAADRATMANIRVLDPNIVSPAFTQLQQGKNFYAFPDSLSIDRYQDKSGSLRDYVVAARELDPAKLRDNQRDWINRHTVYTHGNGFIAAPANTVRGVADKPDENGGYPEFLVNAVDDGGKVLSDGPAQLAQPRVYYGPIIASDTNDYAIVGKNGNDREYDYENNAGTKNSTYTGGGGVPVGGALARTVFGLKYAERNFLFSNVIGDNSKILFNRDPSRRVEAVAPWLTVDSGTYPAIVDKRMVWVVDGYTTLDNYPYSQQTSLSEATFDSQVGRTGGALPNQQVSYIRNSVKATVDAYDGTVTLYQQDEKDPVLKAWMKVFPGTVKPKSDISSDLARHLRYPEDLFKVQRTLLARYHVNDPVTFFSTSDFWQVPDDPNAPTGSQPPYYIVAKDINKNDNSASFQLTSALNRFQRDFLAAYVSASSDPETYGKITVLTVPGTVQGPKLVNNAITTDNLVSSHVGIIKNQNILKWGNLLTLPVANGGLLFVEPLYASPGQGDQSSYPRLIRVGMFYNGKVGYATTVRDALDMVFGPGAGATATAPAAEPGSVSAPPPSGQSVPIVPPVAPPPVGSSDLSSAKAAALQEVQRAIGEVKDAQKSGDFARYGQALKSLDDAMTKFTQAK from the coding sequence GTGGGTATGCGGCCAAATGGGGCTCTGCCACGACTGACCCGACGGAGCCGGCGACTGGTCGCCGCTGCGTTGGTGATCGTGGTGTTGTTGTTGATCGGCCCACGCCTGGTCGACACCTACATCAACTGGCTGTGGTTCGGTGAGCTCGGATTCCGCGGTGTGTTCACCACGGTGCTACTGACCCGGCTCACCTTGTTCCTGATTGTGGGAATCGTGGTCGGTGCCGTGGTTTTCACGGGCATCGGGCTGGCGTACCGCGCGCGGCCCGTATTCGTGCCCACCAAGGGACCCGGCGATGCGCTGGCGCAATACCGGGCTCTGATCTTGTCGCGGGTGCGGCTCTTCGTCATCGGTGTTCCCGTGCTCATCGGAGTGCTGGCAGGCATTGTGGCTCAAAGCTATTGGATGCCCGTGCAGCTGTTCCTGGAGGGCGGGGACTTCGGCATCAAGGATCCGCAGTTCGGTTTGGATCTCGGCTTCTTCGCCTTTGAGCTGCCGTTCTACCGATTCGTGCTGACCTACCTGTTCATTGCCGTGTTCGTCGCGCTGGTCGTCAACGCCTTGGTGCACTACATTTTTGGCGGCATTCGGCTGTCCGGTCGTGCCGGCACGCTGTCACGTCCGGCCCGTATCCAGTTGGTGACTCTCGCCGGAGTTCTGGTGCTGCTCAAGGTCGCCGCGTACTGGCTCGATCGGTACGAGCTGCTCTCACACACGCGCGCCGGCAAGCCGTTCACCGGCGCCGGTTACACCGATATCAATGCGGTGCTGCCGGCCAAGCTGATCCTGTTGGCCATCGCGGTGATCTGTGCGGTCGCGGTGTTCTCGGCCCTGGTGCTCAAGGATCTGCGGATCCCTGCCATCGGGCTGGCGCTGCTCCTGCTGTCCTCGTTGGTGGTCGGTGCCGGGTGGCCGCTCATCGTCGAGCAATTCAGCGTTAAACCCAATGCGGCGCAGAAGGAGAGCGATTACATCGCGCGCAGCATCAAGGCGACACGCGATGCCTATGGCCTGACAGATGACGTCGTGACGTACCGCGACTACAGCGGTACGGCATCGGCACCAACGGGGAGCGAAACGCTGGCTAAGCAGGTTGCCGCCGATCGCGCGACGATGGCCAACATTCGCGTGTTGGACCCGAACATCGTGAGCCCGGCCTTCACTCAATTGCAGCAGGGCAAGAACTTCTATGCTTTCCCTGATTCGTTGTCCATCGATCGATACCAGGACAAGAGCGGCTCGCTGCGCGACTATGTGGTCGCCGCCCGCGAGCTCGATCCGGCCAAACTTCGTGATAACCAGCGCGACTGGATCAACCGGCACACCGTGTACACGCACGGCAACGGGTTCATCGCGGCACCGGCCAACACCGTGCGGGGAGTGGCAGACAAGCCGGACGAGAACGGTGGGTACCCGGAGTTCCTGGTGAATGCCGTTGACGACGGCGGCAAGGTTCTGTCCGACGGCCCGGCGCAGTTGGCTCAGCCGCGCGTGTACTACGGCCCGATCATCGCCAGCGATACCAACGACTACGCGATCGTCGGGAAGAACGGCAACGACCGAGAGTACGACTACGAGAACAATGCGGGCACCAAGAACAGCACCTACACCGGCGGCGGCGGCGTTCCCGTCGGTGGCGCGCTGGCGCGGACAGTGTTCGGTCTGAAATATGCCGAGCGGAACTTCCTGTTCTCCAATGTGATTGGCGACAACAGCAAGATCCTGTTCAACCGCGATCCGAGCCGGCGCGTGGAAGCGGTGGCGCCGTGGTTGACCGTCGACAGTGGTACCTACCCCGCGATCGTCGACAAGCGCATGGTCTGGGTCGTGGACGGCTACACCACGCTGGACAACTACCCGTACTCGCAGCAGACGTCGTTGTCGGAGGCCACCTTTGACAGCCAGGTAGGCAGGACCGGGGGAGCGCTGCCCAACCAGCAGGTTTCGTACATCCGGAACTCGGTGAAGGCGACGGTGGATGCCTACGACGGCACGGTGACCCTGTACCAGCAGGACGAGAAGGATCCCGTGCTTAAGGCATGGATGAAGGTCTTCCCGGGAACGGTGAAGCCGAAGAGCGACATCTCCTCGGATCTCGCGCGGCATCTGCGCTACCCGGAGGATCTGTTCAAGGTGCAGCGGACCCTGTTGGCGCGCTACCACGTCAATGACCCGGTGACGTTCTTCTCCACCAGTGATTTCTGGCAGGTGCCCGATGATCCGAACGCACCTACCGGGTCGCAGCCGCCGTATTACATTGTGGCGAAAGACATTAACAAGAATGACAATTCGGCGTCGTTCCAATTGACGAGTGCGCTGAACCGTTTCCAGCGTGATTTCCTGGCGGCCTACGTCAGCGCGAGCTCCGATCCCGAAACCTACGGGAAGATAACGGTTTTGACGGTCCCCGGAACCGTGCAGGGCCCCAAGTTGGTGAACAATGCCATCACCACGGACAACCTGGTGTCCTCACACGTCGGCATCATCAAGAACCAGAACATCCTCAAATGGGGCAACCTGCTCACGCTGCCGGTGGCCAACGGGGGACTGTTGTTTGTCGAACCGCTGTATGCCTCGCCGGGTCAGGGTGATCAGTCGTCGTATCCGCGTCTGATCCGTGTGGGCATGTTCTACAACGGCAAGGTCGGCTACGCGACCACGGTCAGGGACGCGCTCGACATGGTGTTCGGGCCGGGTGCCGGCGCGACGGCTACCGCTCCGGCGGCCGAGCCCGGAAGCGTCAGCGCGCCGCCGCCGAGCGGTCAGAGTGTTCCGATCGTCCCTCCGGTGGCACCGCCGCCCGTAGGGTCCTCGGATCTGTCCTCGGCGAAGGCTGCCGCCCTGCAGGAGGTTCAGCGAGCCATCGGAGAGGTGAAGGACGCCCAGAAGAGTGGGGACTTCGCACGGTACGGACAGGCCCTCAAGAGCCTCGATGACGCGATGACCAAGTTCACACAGGCCAAGTAA
- a CDS encoding PDZ domain-containing protein, whose amino-acid sequence MNRRVATLLVALIPIIAFGLLMSVITVPFVSLGPGPTFNTLGQVEGKEVVDIKGTKVDPVSGHLNMTTVSQRDGLTLADALRLWASGSEQLVPRDVVYPPNRSKDQVDKENDLEFKKSEESAEFAALGYLKYPTAVTVLTISEDGPSKGKLQENDAITAVNGRPVATLEEFTGLLKATKPGDEVTLDYKRKNAPSGTVKITLGKNADRDYGFLGVGVVQAPWAPFTIDFNLANIGGPSAGLMFSLAVIDKLTPDELDGGKFVAGTGTIDAEGKVGPIGGITHKMQAAKDAGATVFLVPAANCAEAKTDGGQGLTLVKVGTLTEAVDGLNALNRGDQPPGC is encoded by the coding sequence ATGAATCGCCGCGTAGCGACGCTGCTGGTCGCGCTCATCCCGATCATCGCCTTCGGGTTGTTGATGTCGGTGATCACCGTGCCGTTCGTATCCCTGGGCCCGGGCCCGACCTTCAATACCCTCGGGCAGGTCGAGGGTAAGGAGGTCGTCGACATCAAGGGCACCAAGGTGGATCCGGTCTCCGGTCACCTCAACATGACGACCGTTTCCCAGCGTGACGGGCTGACCCTGGCCGACGCGCTGCGGTTGTGGGCAAGCGGTAGTGAGCAGTTGGTGCCGCGCGATGTGGTGTATCCGCCCAATCGGTCCAAGGACCAGGTGGATAAGGAGAACGACCTCGAGTTCAAGAAGTCCGAGGAGAGCGCTGAGTTCGCGGCGCTCGGGTATCTCAAATACCCGACGGCCGTGACCGTTCTGACCATCAGCGAGGACGGGCCGTCCAAGGGCAAGCTGCAGGAGAACGATGCGATCACCGCCGTCAATGGGCGCCCGGTCGCAACGCTCGAGGAATTCACGGGACTGCTCAAGGCGACCAAGCCGGGTGACGAGGTGACGCTCGATTACAAGCGCAAGAATGCCCCCAGCGGCACGGTGAAGATCACCCTCGGCAAGAACGCAGATCGCGACTACGGGTTCCTGGGGGTCGGCGTGGTGCAGGCTCCGTGGGCGCCGTTCACCATTGATTTCAATCTGGCCAACATCGGTGGGCCGTCGGCCGGGTTGATGTTCAGCCTCGCGGTGATCGACAAGCTGACCCCCGATGAGCTCGACGGCGGAAAGTTCGTCGCCGGAACAGGAACCATCGATGCCGAGGGCAAGGTGGGGCCCATCGGTGGGATCACGCACAAGATGCAGGCTGCCAAAGACGCTGGAGCGACGGTGTTCTTGGTGCCCGCGGCCAACTGCGCCGAGGCGAAGACGGACGGCGGGCAGGGGCTGACCCTGGTCAAGGTCGGCACATTGACCGAGGCGGTTGATGGACTCAATGCCCTCAATCGCGGTGATCAGCCGCCTGGTTGTTAG
- a CDS encoding cupin domain-containing protein, whose amino-acid sequence MQKHSIDALIRQLFERAADGHNAADTVVGGHERVLRQTVIALREGSALGEHENPGEATIYVIQGSVRLVVGDEHWDGRAGDLIEIPDARHSLQALADSAVLLTVAKHR is encoded by the coding sequence ATGCAGAAGCACTCGATCGACGCATTGATACGGCAGTTGTTCGAGCGCGCCGCCGACGGCCACAATGCCGCGGACACCGTCGTGGGTGGCCATGAGCGAGTGTTGCGTCAAACCGTCATCGCACTGCGCGAGGGTTCCGCGCTCGGCGAGCATGAGAACCCGGGTGAGGCCACGATCTACGTCATTCAGGGTTCGGTTCGGCTGGTGGTCGGCGACGAACATTGGGACGGCCGTGCCGGAGATCTGATCGAGATCCCCGATGCCCGGCATTCGTTGCAGGCGCTGGCGGATTCGGCGGTCCTGCTCACCGTCGCCAAGCACCGCTGA
- a CDS encoding thiol-disulfide oxidoreductase DCC family protein — protein sequence MNEHAPVLLYDGVCALCNGAVKKILRDDKVGTMRFAALDSEYGDQVIARHPELVGVDSFVVIDNPGEPVERIHIRSDGVLRIMDYLGNTRRAALIARLVPRPIRDALYRLVARTRYRVFGQYDTCPVPPPEVRARFLA from the coding sequence ATGAACGAGCATGCCCCCGTCCTGCTGTACGACGGCGTCTGCGCACTGTGCAACGGCGCGGTGAAGAAGATCCTGCGCGACGACAAGGTCGGGACTATGCGGTTCGCCGCGCTCGACAGCGAGTATGGCGATCAAGTGATCGCGCGGCACCCCGAACTCGTGGGCGTGGATTCCTTCGTGGTCATCGACAATCCGGGCGAGCCCGTCGAACGAATTCATATCCGGTCCGACGGAGTGCTCCGCATCATGGACTATTTGGGCAACACCCGCCGAGCCGCCCTCATCGCGCGTCTCGTCCCCCGTCCGATCCGCGATGCGCTGTACCGGCTGGTGGCACGCACCCGGTACCGGGTGTTCGGCCAGTACGACACCTGCCCGGTACCGCCGCCCGAGGTTCGCGCACGCTTCCTGGCCTGA
- a CDS encoding MerR family transcriptional regulator: MGSAAQILGTTPAFLRSLDEAKLLTPQRSEGGHRRYSRYQLRIAARVRELVERGTALDAACRIIILEDQLAEAHDINAQLHRSLDDRYNATSGENPQP, from the coding sequence ATGGGTAGCGCGGCGCAGATTCTGGGAACTACCCCAGCCTTCCTGCGCAGCCTCGATGAAGCCAAACTACTGACCCCGCAACGCTCCGAGGGCGGTCACCGCCGCTACTCGCGTTATCAGCTTCGGATCGCGGCAAGAGTCCGTGAACTGGTTGAGCGCGGTACCGCACTGGATGCGGCATGCCGCATCATTATCCTTGAAGACCAACTTGCCGAAGCCCACGATATCAACGCCCAGCTCCACCGCAGCCTCGATGACCGGTACAACGCGACCTCCGGCGAAAACCCCCAGCCCTGA
- a CDS encoding AMP-binding protein — MVADVISCDKLLKHPRGLVWELISSPDMYPMFFTGVGSCETLIESTEAGPDPEYLVLSAKTKARVRLILSNTKESLAIEGVDNDGLISVRLFEERSAQTRVRITVLRAASVLPAGIKKPSVAVNQWLMDGLDRIDDYLSGASTSNVSNMGENGNIHVSIARLMIGVGVVRIPRPDRGLRQLGSLARWGFTLQGGYAAAAARAPKQLAIADDAGQLTFEQLDRRAEAMATGLMRDGINETSKIGLLARNNIAMVECLIAFGMLGVDVMLLNNALAATQIQIAVARNNLTKVFVDDDLDELVRYVPWEVELISTGRRSAINGRRGLDDFVVADKPGVLPPTRPGHQVVQTSGTSGTPKGALRPTPRGFAVIAAMLSRMPMKMNETMLISAPVFHAWGLGCLQISTPLRATVILQEKFDPEECLRAIATRKVTTLIAVPIMLQRIVDLPAKVRQKYDTSSLRLVACSGSPLNASLVQRFTEAFGEVLYNFYGSTEVSWATIADPEDLAIAPTTVGRPPLGTTVAILDADRRPVPRGVTGRIFVGNEMLFDGYVADPSPASVNGLLDTGDLGHLDADGRLYIDGRDDEMIISGGENVFPRPVEDALAFLPQVADVAVVGTSDDSFGQRLSAFVVLHKDAGLDGDMVRAFIKNRLSKFHVPRDVYFVTALPRTSTGKVIKRLLLADCERDGIRPE, encoded by the coding sequence ATGGTCGCTGATGTAATTAGTTGCGACAAGTTGCTCAAGCACCCACGCGGGCTGGTGTGGGAGCTGATCAGCTCACCCGACATGTACCCCATGTTCTTTACCGGGGTCGGTTCCTGCGAGACCTTGATCGAGAGCACCGAGGCGGGACCTGACCCCGAATACCTGGTGCTGTCCGCCAAGACCAAGGCCCGCGTGCGCCTGATTCTCAGCAACACCAAGGAGAGCCTCGCGATCGAGGGGGTCGACAACGACGGGCTGATCTCCGTGCGGTTGTTCGAGGAGCGGTCCGCGCAGACCCGGGTTCGCATCACAGTGTTGCGGGCGGCTTCGGTCCTGCCCGCCGGTATCAAGAAGCCAAGCGTGGCCGTCAACCAATGGTTGATGGACGGGCTGGACAGAATTGATGACTATCTGTCCGGCGCGTCAACTTCCAACGTGTCCAACATGGGTGAAAACGGAAATATTCACGTCAGCATCGCCCGGCTGATGATCGGGGTGGGTGTGGTGCGTATCCCGCGCCCCGATCGCGGCCTTCGTCAATTGGGTTCACTGGCGCGGTGGGGATTCACCCTTCAGGGCGGCTACGCGGCCGCCGCGGCGCGCGCCCCCAAGCAGCTCGCGATTGCCGACGACGCCGGGCAGCTGACCTTCGAGCAACTTGACCGGCGCGCCGAGGCAATGGCCACCGGTCTGATGCGCGACGGCATCAACGAAACCTCCAAGATTGGCCTGCTGGCTCGCAACAACATTGCCATGGTGGAGTGCCTCATTGCCTTCGGCATGCTCGGGGTGGACGTCATGCTGCTCAACAACGCGTTGGCAGCAACTCAGATCCAGATTGCTGTGGCACGCAACAATCTCACCAAGGTGTTCGTTGACGATGATCTGGACGAACTCGTCAGGTACGTGCCCTGGGAGGTCGAGCTCATCAGCACCGGCCGCCGCAGTGCCATCAACGGGCGCCGCGGGCTGGATGATTTCGTGGTAGCCGACAAGCCGGGAGTGTTGCCCCCTACCCGGCCCGGTCACCAGGTGGTGCAAACCTCCGGAACCTCGGGAACTCCCAAGGGAGCGTTGCGGCCCACCCCGCGTGGGTTCGCCGTCATCGCCGCGATGCTGTCGCGGATGCCGATGAAGATGAACGAGACCATGCTCATTTCGGCCCCCGTCTTCCATGCCTGGGGGCTGGGTTGCCTGCAGATCAGCACACCATTGAGGGCGACGGTGATCCTGCAGGAGAAGTTTGATCCGGAGGAGTGCCTGCGCGCCATCGCGACCCGCAAGGTGACCACGCTGATCGCCGTCCCGATCATGCTGCAGCGCATCGTCGATCTGCCCGCCAAGGTGCGCCAGAAGTACGACACATCGAGCCTGCGGCTGGTCGCCTGCAGTGGGTCGCCGCTGAATGCCTCACTGGTACAACGATTTACCGAGGCATTCGGTGAAGTGCTCTACAACTTCTACGGATCCACAGAGGTGTCCTGGGCCACCATCGCCGACCCCGAGGATCTTGCGATCGCCCCCACCACGGTAGGCCGGCCGCCGCTGGGCACCACCGTTGCGATTCTCGACGCCGACCGGCGTCCGGTGCCGCGCGGTGTGACGGGCAGGATCTTCGTCGGCAATGAGATGTTGTTCGACGGGTACGTGGCCGACCCGTCACCGGCGTCGGTCAACGGTCTGCTGGACACCGGCGATCTGGGCCACCTGGACGCTGATGGCCGTCTGTACATCGACGGTCGCGATGACGAGATGATCATCTCCGGCGGTGAAAACGTTTTCCCCAGGCCGGTGGAGGACGCGTTGGCCTTCCTGCCACAGGTTGCCGATGTGGCTGTCGTCGGGACGTCCGATGACAGCTTCGGCCAGCGGCTGTCGGCATTCGTCGTGCTACACAAGGACGCCGGCCTTGACGGCGACATGGTGCGCGCCTTCATCAAGAACCGGCTCAGCAAGTTCCATGTGCCCCGTGACGTGTACTTCGTCACGGCACTGCCGCGTACGTCGACCGGCAAGGTCATCAAGCGACTACTGCTCGCGGACTGCGAACGTGACGGGATCAGGCCGGAGTAA
- a CDS encoding MmpS family transport accessory protein produces MALAATLITACTTAVGATAFGASLAITPQPPDTILYVISSDRPISAITWRDSLGHMREQPVDGTQHTWSWTFTSDISDPPYFVSAQSAGAPVTCRLIINGKVKVEDTAAGQDSTATCHG; encoded by the coding sequence GTGGCACTCGCAGCAACTCTGATCACCGCCTGCACCACCGCGGTCGGCGCGACAGCATTTGGCGCCTCGCTCGCCATCACCCCGCAGCCGCCGGACACCATCCTCTACGTGATCAGTTCAGATCGCCCGATATCGGCGATCACGTGGAGAGACAGCCTTGGGCATATGCGCGAACAGCCCGTCGATGGCACTCAGCACACCTGGTCCTGGACCTTCACCAGTGATATCAGCGATCCGCCGTACTTCGTCAGCGCCCAATCCGCCGGGGCGCCCGTCACCTGCCGCTTGATCATCAACGGCAAGGTCAAGGTCGAGGACACCGCCGCGGGCCAGGATTCAACCGCCACCTGCCACGGATAA
- a CDS encoding zinc-dependent metalloprotease, producing the protein MADLPFGFAAGDDPDRERGDDARPGPGSGSSGSDPFGFGSGGFNPADLGQIFTQLGQMFSGAAAGAASGQPAGPVNYDVARQLASSSIGFVAPITESTTSAIADAVHLADTWLDGATALPAGTTRTAAWTATDWVDNTLENWKRLVDPVAEQISGMWAANLPEEAQGMAGPLLGMMTQMGGMAFGSQLGQALGQLSREVLTSTDIGLPLGPKGTAALLPAAIEAFSEGLEQSKSEIMTFLAAREAAHHRLFSGVGWLTIRLMDTLEQYAKGISIDMSAIEEAARGFNPASLGDPSDMEQLLSQGIFEPKTTPQQEQALERLETLLALVEGWVQTVVTDALGERIPATAALSETLRRRRATGGPAEQTFSTLVGLELRPRKLREAADLWRRLTDAVGTDTRDAIWAHPDLIPDAGDLDNPAAFIDRIIGGDTDAADDPIAQIEKLDPGNPEENRENRED; encoded by the coding sequence ATGGCCGACCTCCCCTTTGGATTCGCTGCTGGCGACGACCCCGACCGTGAGCGGGGCGACGACGCGCGACCGGGGCCCGGCTCGGGTTCGTCGGGTTCAGACCCGTTCGGCTTCGGATCTGGTGGATTCAATCCCGCCGATCTCGGCCAGATCTTCACCCAGCTGGGCCAGATGTTCAGCGGCGCTGCCGCGGGCGCGGCCAGCGGTCAGCCCGCGGGCCCGGTCAACTACGACGTAGCCCGGCAACTGGCCTCGAGCTCAATCGGTTTCGTTGCCCCCATCACCGAGAGCACGACATCGGCCATCGCCGATGCGGTGCACCTGGCCGATACCTGGCTCGACGGGGCCACCGCCTTGCCCGCCGGCACCACCCGGACAGCCGCCTGGACCGCGACGGACTGGGTGGACAACACCCTGGAAAACTGGAAGCGGCTCGTCGATCCTGTCGCCGAACAGATTTCGGGTATGTGGGCGGCAAACCTGCCGGAAGAGGCCCAGGGCATGGCGGGTCCGCTGCTGGGCATGATGACCCAGATGGGCGGCATGGCCTTCGGATCGCAGCTCGGCCAGGCCCTCGGACAACTGTCCCGAGAGGTGTTGACGTCCACGGATATCGGATTGCCGTTGGGCCCCAAAGGCACCGCGGCGCTCCTTCCGGCCGCCATCGAAGCGTTCTCGGAGGGCCTCGAGCAGTCCAAGAGCGAAATCATGACCTTCCTGGCCGCTCGGGAAGCCGCGCATCACCGCTTGTTCAGTGGTGTCGGCTGGCTGACCATCCGGCTGATGGACACCCTCGAGCAATATGCCAAGGGCATCTCGATCGACATGAGCGCCATCGAGGAGGCCGCACGCGGCTTCAACCCCGCCTCGCTGGGCGATCCGTCCGATATGGAACAGCTTCTTTCCCAGGGCATTTTCGAGCCGAAGACCACACCGCAACAGGAGCAGGCCCTGGAACGCCTGGAAACCCTGCTCGCTCTGGTGGAGGGCTGGGTGCAAACCGTGGTGACCGACGCGCTCGGCGAGCGCATCCCGGCGACCGCGGCCCTCAGCGAGACATTGCGACGCCGCCGCGCGACGGGCGGCCCGGCCGAGCAGACCTTCAGCACCCTGGTGGGCCTGGAGCTACGACCGCGCAAGCTGCGCGAGGCGGCGGACCTGTGGCGCAGACTCACCGATGCCGTCGGCACGGACACGCGCGACGCGATCTGGGCACACCCCGATCTGATCCCCGATGCGGGCGATCTGGACAACCCGGCAGCATTTATCGATCGCATCATCGGCGGCGACACGGACGCCGCCGATGACCCCATCGCACAGATCGAGAAGCTCGATCCGGGCAACCCCGAAGAAAACCGAGAGAACCGCGAGGACTGA
- a CDS encoding STAS domain-containing protein, with translation MSIQSISYPRPLSSAAPYSGQGFQFTATPHRDGVVVVAATGALDATNADCLVYYAVRHLHERHALVLDLRELDFCGSEGFLAVLKIRCCCKYHEVRWSLLSGEAVDRILEIGDPDSWLLDAIPLIDALENSSQLTAAV, from the coding sequence ATGTCTATTCAATCGATTTCATATCCGCGCCCGCTCTCATCCGCTGCACCTTATAGCGGACAGGGATTTCAGTTCACCGCCACACCGCATCGCGACGGCGTGGTCGTCGTGGCCGCCACAGGCGCCCTCGACGCAACCAATGCCGACTGCTTGGTCTACTACGCCGTACGTCATCTTCATGAACGCCACGCGCTCGTCCTGGACCTACGCGAACTGGACTTCTGTGGCAGCGAGGGCTTTCTTGCCGTGCTCAAGATCCGTTGCTGCTGCAAGTATCACGAGGTGCGCTGGTCACTGCTATCCGGCGAGGCTGTCGACCGAATCCTCGAAATCGGCGACCCAGACAGCTGGCTTCTGGATGCCATTCCACTCATTGATGCGCTGGAAAACAGCTCACAGCTGACTGCGGCGGTCTAG